The following nucleotide sequence is from Sandaracinaceae bacterium.
CACCACCGCGAGCACGAAGACGGTACAGAACAGCAACATCGCGATCAGCGGCCCCGCCAGCAGCGGGCTGTCGCTGAAGAAGTCGCGGGTCATCTCGCTCATCATCGGGTCACCTCCTCGCGATCCTCCGGGATCTCGCTCACCTGCACCGGCGTCGGCCCCTCCTCCTCCGGCGCGCCTTCCCATTCGGACGTGTTCCGCCCGAGGCGCTCGAGGTACGAGATGAGCGCGACGAGCTGGCTCTCCTCGAGCGGCAGATCACCCCTCGCGCCGTTCGGCTCCACCTCCGGCGCCAGCTCCGACGCGATGAAGGCGGCCTGGGCGCGCGCGTCGGCCTCCCCGCCGAGCACGGCCGGGTTGTCGTAGGGCACGCCCAGCAACTGCATGACGCCGAGCTTCTGCTGCGTCTCGTCGAACGGGACGCGCGTGGCTCGCAGGTGTGGGTACGACGGCATGATCGAGCCCGGCGACGTCGAGCGGGGATCGATCATGTGCTCGTAGTGCCACACGGCGCCGCGGTTCTGGCTGCTCTCTCGCGCCAGGTCGGGGCCAGTGCGCTTGCTTCCCCACTGGAAGGGGTGGTCCCAGATGCTGTCGTCCATGGTGGAGACGCCGCCCGGATAGCGCGCCGCCTCCCACGTGAAGGGTCGGATCATCTGCGAGTGGCAGTTGTAACAACCCTCGCTGATGTACACGTCTCGACCGTGGAGCTCGAGCGCCGTGTAGGGCCGCATGGGCGTGTCCCGACGGTCCTGCTCGCCGATGATCACCGACGGCACGATCTCGGCGACGCCGCCGATGAGCACCGCGATGGTGGTGAACACGGTGAAGAGCAGCGCCTTGCCCTCGAGCACGCTGTGCCAGCCGGGACCGTCATCGCTGCCCACCTGGATGGCGATGGTGCCGAGGATCGTCACGAACACGGCCGCGGAGATGAGCAGGGTCGAGGCGAGCTCGTTCACGAAGGCGACGGCGCCGACGAGCACCGCGACGACGGTCACCAGCTTGACGGGGTTGCTGAGCACGATCGCTCGCCAGTCGACCTCGTCCTCCTCCGGCTCGACCACCACCTCGACGGTCGTCTCGATGGGCTTGCGCCCGCGGATCGTCATCACGAGGTTGTAGGCGAGCATGAAGAAGCCAGTGAGGTAGACGGTGCCGCCCGTGAGGCGCGCCCAGTACATCGGGCGGATGGCGTCGAGCGTCTCGAGGAAGCTCGGGTAGAGCAGTCCGCCGTCGGGCGTCTCCGCGCGCCACATCAGCCCCTGCGTCACGCCGCTCACCCACATCGAGACGACATAGAGGAGGATGCCGAGGGTCCCGAGGTAGAAGTGCGCGTCGGCGAGCTTGCGGCTGTAGAGCTTGGTGCCGAAGAGCCGCGGCACCATCCAGTAGAACATCCCGGCGGCCATGAAGCCGTTCCACCCGAGCGCCCCGCCGTGCACGTGGCCGATGATCCAGTCGGTGTAGTGGCCGAGCGAGCTGACCGAGCGGATCGAGAGGAGCGGCCCCTCGAAGGTGGCCATGCCGTAGAAGGTCACGCCGGCCGCGAAGAACTTGAGGACCGGGTCCCTGCGCACGCGATCCCACGCGCCGCGGAGCGTCAACAGGCCGTTCAGCATGCCGCCCCAGCTCGGGGCCCAGAGCATGAGGCTGAAGACCATGCCCAGCGTCTGCGCCCACTCGGGCAGCGCCGTGTTGAGCAGGTGGTGCGGGCCGGCCCAGATGTAGATGAAGACCAGGCCCCAGAAGTGGATGATCGAGAGCCGGTAGCTGAAGACCGGGCGGTCCGCGGCCTTCGGCAGGTAGTAGTACATGATGCCGAGGACGGGGGTGGTCAGGAAGAAGGCGACCGCGTTGTGGCCGTACCACCACTGCACGAGCGCGTCCTGCACGCCGCCGAACACCGAGTAGCTCGTGAACGAGAGCCCCGCCGGGATGGCGAGGTTGTTCACCACGTAGAGCACGGTGATGGTGACGATGGTCGCGATGTAGAACCAGATCGCGACGTAGAGGTGCTTCTCGTTGCGCTTCTTCAGGGTCCAGAAGAAGTTGATCGCGAAGATCACCCAGACGAGCGCGACCGCGATGTCGATCGGCCACTCGAGCTCCGCGTACTCCTTGGACTGCGTGATGCCGAGCGGGAGGGTGATGGCGGCCGACAGGATGATCGCCTGCCAGCCCCAGAAGTGGATCTTGGCCAGCAGATCGCTCGCCACGCGCGTCTTCAGCAGGCGCTGCGTGGAGTGGTACATGCCGGCGAAGATCATGTTGCCGACGAACGCGAAGATGACGGCGTTGGTGTGGAGCGGGCGGAGGCGGCCGAAGGTGAAGTACGGCACGCCCCCGTCGGAGAGGTTGGCCGGCCAGAACGCGAGCTGGAGCGCCACCAGGGCGCCCACGCTCATGCCGACCAGCCCCCACACGATCGACGCGCCGGTGAACCAGCGGGCGACCCAATCGTTGTAGGTGACGGAGCGAGTTTCCACGTCTATCGATCCTCGGGGAGGGAGGGGGGTTGGGAGGACGAGGCGGAGTCCTCGTCGGAGGGTTGGGGGTCGTCTCGAAGGGGGAGCAGCGCGAGCCGGTCGGCGTGCTCGTGGGAGCCGCGGCCGATCGACCACACGAAGGCGAGGGCGCCCGCGCCGGCGAGCACGAGGCTCACGAAGAGCGTCAAGATCAGGACCTCCATCGAGACCTCCCGGCGGGGGCGCGCATCGCGAGCGCCGCGCCCGCGAGGGTCACGACGGAGCTGATGGGCATGAGCACGGCGGCCACCCAGGGCTCGACGAGCCCCGCGTAGGCGAGCCCGACGGCGCCGAGGTTGTAGACGACGGCGAACGCGAGGCAGCCGCGCACGACCCGCGCGAGGCGCCGCGCCTCCAGCAGCAGCTCCCGCACCGGCGCGAGGCCCGCGGTGACGAAGTAGAAGTCGCTCCGCGCCGGCATGAAGGGCCGATCGATGGCGGGGGTGCCGCTCGCGAGCGCGACCTCGGCCGCGGGGCCGTCGTTGATTCCATCGCCGACGAAGAGGGTCTCCTCGGGCGCGTGCGCGCGGAGCCACTCGGCCTTGTCGTCGGGGCGCTGGCCGCCGATCGCGCGCTCCTCGGGGAGGCCGAGCCGCGCCGCCATGGCGCGGGTCCGAGCCACGGAGTCGCCGCTGAGGATCCAGACCTCGAGCCCGTCGGCGAGGAGCGCGGCGACCTCGCGCTGCGCGTCCGGCCGGAGGGCCTCCTCCGTCTCCAACCAGACGATCGGGCGGCCGTCCCGCGCGAAGACCAGGTCGGCCTCGGGTCGGTGCTCTGGCGCCGCCCACTCCGGCGCGCCCAGACGGAAGCGGTGTCCGCCGCGCTGCGTCTGCATGCCGCACGAAGGCGCCTCGAGCGCGACGAGCGACGGATCGAAGGGCGCATCGAGCGCGTCGAGCACGGCGAGGCTCTTGGGGTGCGTGCTGCGCGCGGCGAGGCCGTGGAGCACCGCCCTCTCCTCGTCGTCGAGCGCGTCGAGCGCCGCGGCGTCCACGAGGCGCGGCTTGCCGGTCGTCAGCGTCCCGGTCTTGTCGAAGACCGCGCGCCGGACCCCGGGCAGGCGCCGCAGCAAGCCGGCGTCGCGCACGAAGAGCCCGCGGCGGCGGAGGTGACTCTGGGCGAGCTCCCACGCGAGCGGCGCCGCGATGCCGAACGCACACGGACAGGTCACCACCAGGACGGCGGTGGTCACGCGCACGGCCTCGTCGAACGTCCCGTGCATCATCCAGAGCGCGAAGGCGCCGGCCGCGGCGGCGAGCACGCCGGCCACGTAGAGGCCCGCGATCCGACCGGTGAGGGGGCTCGACGCCTCGCGCTCCAGGGGCGCGCGGAGCAAGCCCGTCAGCGGAGAGCCCGCGAGATCGGTGACGCACGTCGCCTGGACACCGCCTCCCGAGGCGAGGAAGGCCCCGGCGGGCGCGATGGCGCCAGCCTCGAAGCGACGCGGCTCGCTCTCCCCGTCGATCCAGTCGAGCCGGAGCGAGGCGGCCGAGGCGAGCACCGCGTCGACGGGGACGAGGTCGCCCGCGGCGAGGAAGAGCGTGTCGCCCGGCGCCAGCTCCGTGCAGCGGACCAGCTTGGGCCCGTCCCGCTCCAGTCGGCGCGACCAGAGCCCGAGGGTGCCGTCGCTCTTCAACAGACGCGCTCGGTTCTGCGCGACCACGCGCTCCTGCAGCCAGCGACCGACCAGCATGAGCGCCACGAAGACCGCGACGGTGTCGAAGTAGCCGGGTTCGAGAGGGCCGTCGCCTCCACCGAAGAAGCTCCAGGTCGACCCCACCGTGGCCAGCCCGATCCCGACCGCGATCGGCAGATCGAGGTGCACCAGCCCGCGGCGGAGGCTCTGCCAGGCGGACTTGACGAAGACGCCGCCCCCGACCACCACGGTGGCGACGCCGAGGGCGAAGGCCAGCTCCCGCGCCACGTCGTGGAGGCGCCCCTCGGTCAGGCCGAAGTAGAGCGCGAGGCTGACCATCATGGCGTTCGCGGCGAGCGCCACGCTGAGACCCATGCGGAGCGTGAGCGCGTCGCTCCGCGCGGAGCCCGCGAGCGCAGCCCCCTCCAACGCGGGACCGATGGCGTAGCCGACCGACCGGACCGCGTCCGCCCACCGGCGGAGATCGAAGCTCGGCTCGACGGCCAGGCGGATCCGTCCCCGCGAGGGGTTCACCACGCAAGATTTGCCTCCGGGCTGACGGGCGAAGACGGCCTCGAGCAACCAGACGCAGGCGGCGCAGTGCACCCCCTGCACGTCGACCTCGAGCCGCGTGAGCCCGGCGGCCGCCTCGAGACGCGCCTCGAGCGGAGCCAGCCACGCCGACTCCGCCTGCTCGGGGGGCGCCGGCAAGCCGGGCGCCGCGCCGCGCAGGTCGTAGTATCGGCCGAGCCCTTCGGCCTCCAGGATCGCGTGCACGCGCGCGCACCCAGCGCAGCAGAACGCGCCCTCGATCCCGCCGAGGGGGTTCGCGCAATGCCGGCAGGTGCCGGCGTAGGAGTCGAGGGTGGCGGTGCGCATGTCCGGCGCGAGGGACCCCTGAATGGGTCTCGCGGCGCGGCGTCTTGCAGAGGGCGTACCACCGCCGAGAGCTGGAACCGGGGAGGTCTGGACGGTGACATCGGCGCATCGACTGCGAGCTGACGCAGATCCTGCGTCTGCGCTTTCGCTTGAACATCACCGTGTGGGCGTGACACACATGTTTCGTGCGGTGGTTCCGACGTCTGCTTCGAAGTGAGGGATCTGCGCCCCCTTCCCCGGTCCTCCTGCGGGTGCAAGCCCCGGGCGGGAGCCCGGCGTCGGCCGTCGACGTGCGCGCACGCTGGCTCCCCTCCGGACGCACGACCGAGCGCAGCCACCGCACCGCGGACGGGCTCTGCGTGGTCTCCTGGATGGGCGACGAGGAGCGCGTCGAGCTGACCTTGCGCTCGGAGGTCGGCGGCGCGGCGCTCGAGCTTCACCGCGACCGGCCCGACGGTGGCCGCGTGCGCGACGTGGCGCTCGACGGCCCGCTCTGAGCTCGCCGGGCCGCGTGGCGAGGAGGCGTCGCGCGCGTACCTCGCGGTCGAGCCCATGGACCTGATCGTCGGTCACGACAACACGGACTTCGACGCGCTCGCGGCCGCGGTGGCGGCGCAGCGGCTCCATCCCGGCGCCATCATCGGGTTCGGTCGGGTGCTCACCGGTCCGGTGCGCGACTTCTGGTCGCTGCACAAGGACCGCTTCCCGGCCGAGCGCGTGGACGCGCTGCCGCTGGACGAGGTCGTGCGCCTCGTGGTGGTGGACGTGCGAGACCGCCGGCGCCTGGCCCACGTGGAGCGGGTGCTCGAGCGGCGCGACGAGGGCGCGCGGGTGGAGGTCTTCGTCTACGACCACCACCCGGCGTGCGAGCACGACGTGGCAGGGGACGCGGAGATCGTCGAGCCGGTCGGCGCGGTCACCACGCTCCTCGTCGAGCGCCTGCGCGCCCAGGAGATCTCGATCGACCCGACGGAGGCGACCCTCTTCGCGCTCGGCATCTACACCGACACCAACGCGCTGACGCTGGGGAGCACGACCGCGCGCGACGCCCGGGCCGCGGCGTGGCTGCTCGAGCGCGGGGCGCAGCTCTCCGTCGTCAACCGCTACCTCCGGCCGCGCTTCAGCGACGCCCAGCGCGTCGCGCTCTCCGAGGTGCTCGCGCACACCGAGCTGCACGAGATCGGCGGTCTGCACGTCGGCGTCGCCGCGCTCGCCCTCGAGACGCGCGTGGAGGGGCTCGCGGACGTCACGAGCGAGGCCCGCCGACTCCTCGGGCACGCGGCGCTCTTCGCGGTCACGACGACCCCGCGCGGCAAGGTCGAGATCGTCGGGAGGGCTTCCCAGGGCGGCGTGGACGTGGGCGCGACGCTCCGGACGCTCGGCGGGGGCGGTCACCCCGGCGCGGGCAGCGCCAGGCTCAAGACCGGCGAGATCGGCGACGTGGTGGCGCGACTGCTCGCGGCGCTCCGCGAGCGACCGCCGCGCCCCGAGCGGGTGTCCGACGTGATGAGCAGCCCGGTCGAGACGGTGGGACCCGGGCTGACCCTGGCCGAGCTCGCCGAGATGCTCGAGCGACGTGGCGTCTCGGGCATGCCGGTCGTACGTGACGGCGCCCTGCTCGGGGTCGTGAGCCGACGCGATGTGTCGCGCGCGCGCGAGGGCGGCCGACTGGAGCTACCCGTGACGAGCCACATGAGCGGCAACCTCCGCACCGTGGGCCCCGACGCGCCGCTCGAAGAGGCGCTGGCCGCGATGACCGAAGCCGACGTCGGCCGCCTCCCCGTCCTTCGAGACGAGCGCCTCGTCGGCATCGTCAGTCGCACCGACGTGCTCCGCGCGCTCTACCCGGAGTGACGCGGGGACCAACCGCTCAGTGCACCGTCAGCACCGGGATCGGGCTGCGCTGCACCAGCTCCTGGGTCGTGCTCCCGAGCAGGAGCCGATCGACCGCGTTCTTCCCGGACGCGCCGACCACCAGCAGATCGGCGTCGCGCTCGAGGGCGAGGTCGGTGAGCTGCTCGACCGTCTCCCCTCGCACGACCAGCGTGCGGACCGCCTGCGCATCGGGACCAAAGACGTCGTCGATCTGCGTGCGCAGCTCGCTCTTCAGCCAGTCGAGGCGCCGGCCGCGTTCGGACTCCGTCTCCCACTTCGCCGCGTCGTCGCGGAGCGTGGTGTGGACGAAGGGATCGGTGTCGACGTGGACGACCATGACCGCCGCGTTGAGCCGGGCGTGCAGCAGCCGCGCCCACTCCAGGGCGCGGCGTGAGGGCGCGCTGAAGTCGGTCGCCACCAGGATCGATCGTGCCGGCAACGCTCAGCCCTCTCCCGAAGGAACCGTGATGACCGGCACCTTGCTGCTCCGGACGACGCGCTCCGCGACGCTGCCCAGCAGGAGGTGCTTCAGCCCGGTGCGGCCGTGGGTGCCCATCACGACCAGGTCGGCGTCGAGCTCTTCCGTCATGCGCACGACCTCCTTGTAGGGGATCCCCTCGAGCAGGTGCGTCTCGAGCTTCACCCCCGACTTGCGCGACGCCAGCTCCTCGAGCGCCTTCTGGAGCTCCGCGGTGACCTTGGTCGTGAACTCGGGGCCGGCCATCATCGCCCCATCCGGGAGCGCATAGACGGGCAGCTGGTAGGCGTGAATCGCCTGCACATCAGCCCCGAACTTGGCGGCCAGCTCGATCGCATAGTCGAGCGCGTTCTCGGATGGCTCGGAAAAGTCCACCGGGACAAGGATCCGTCGAATCTCGGGCATCGAGTCTCTCCTCCGATCGCGCAGGCGCTGCGCCTCCGCGCAAGGTTTGCGTCAGTCTGCGCGCGACCCGGTCTTTAATCACCGTGCCTCGCGTCGAAACTCACCATGTTCAGTCACACACCCACGAACAGTGCACGACTCGGACCAGGCATCGAGCAGCACTCGCGCGCTCCATGCACCGGATGCGCCTCTCTGCGGCCCCGTCCTGTACCAAGCTTCTAGGCGCGAGCCTTGCACGGGCAACCGATCGCGCATGCCACCTCCCCCCAGCTCCGCGCCGCTGCGCCGCCTCGACGTGGCGCGCGCGTTCCCGCAAGCTCACTCCATGGGCGACCTCGCCCGACGCGACGCGCTGTTCGAGTACGTGGGCTTCGGAGACCGCGACGTGGTCGCGCTGACCTCTGCGGGCCCCGTGCTGCGCGAGGTCTTCGCCGATCTGGTGGAGGACTTCTGCGCGTCGCTCGCTAGCGACCCCGACGCCAGCGCCGTGCTCGGACCGGACGAGCGGCAGCGCTTTCGCCAGCGCCTCGAGCTGAGCGAGTGGCTCCACTCGCTCGTCGCCGGGCGCTACGACGAGACCTGGCTCGCGCGCGTCGAGAACGTCGGGCGCATGCACGTCCGCGTGCAGCTGCCGCAGCGATACATGCTCCTCGCCATGAGCCGCGTCCGCGCGGCGCTGCACTCCGCGCTGTGGAACGCGAGCCTGCCGCGGGAGGACGCGCGCGACGCGCACGTGGCGCTCGACAAGCTCTGCGACGTGGAGCTGGCGCTGATGCTCGACGCCTACCGCGAGCGCGACGTCTCGCGCGAGCGGCTGGCCGCGCTCGGTCAGCTCGCCGCGTCGATCGGCCACGAGCTGCGCACCCCGCTGGCGACGATCCGCACCTCCGCGTATCTGGCCCGGGAGGGAGAGGGGCTCGAGCACCTCGACAAGATCGATCGGCAGGCCACGCTCGCCGAGAAGATCATCACGGACATCCTCGAGATGGTCCGCGACGCGCCGCCGGCGAGGGAGCCCATCGATCTGCGCGCGCTCCTCGACGAGGCCTGCGTCGCCGCCCAGGGCGAGTGCACCGCGCTCGAGGTCGATCTCGCGGCCGCGGAGGTGCACGCCGACCGCGTGGCGCTGCGCCAGCTGCTCGTCAACTTGATCGACAACGCACAGCGCTCCGCGAGAGAGCACCACCCCGACGCGCGCGTGATGGTGAGCGCGCGCGCGGACGACACGGACCTGGTGATCGAGGTTCGCGACGGCGGGCGCGGGTTCCCGCGACAGATCCTGGAGAAGCGGTTCGCGCCCCTCTCCTCCACGCGCCCCGACGGCATCGGTCTGGGGCTCGCCCTGTGCGCGCGCATCGTCGAGCGCCACGGCGGAAGCTTGCACGCCGAGAACCCGCCCGAGGGCGGCGCGCTGGTCGTCGCGCGGATCGCCCAGGCGATCCAGGAAGGTCCCCGATGAGCCGCATCCTCCTGGTCGAGGACGACCTCGACCTCGCCGAGAACGTGCATCAACTCCTCGGCCGAATCGGGGAGGTCGAGGCGTGCACCGACGCGGACGCGGCGGCGGAGGCCGTGCGCTCCCGACGGTTCGACCTCGCGCTGATGGACGTGCGCCTCGCCTCGGACCTGGAGCCGCGCACCGCGCTCGATCTCCTGCCGCTCGTGCGCGAGCACTCGCCCGACGCGGAGATCGTCCTGATGAGCGGCTACGCGACCCTCGACTCCGCGCTCGAGGCGGTGCGACAGGGCGTGTTCGCGTACGTGCCCAAGCCCTTCGATCCGCGCGGCCTGCTCGCCCTCGCGGAGCGCGCGCTCTCCCAGGTCGCGCTGCGTCGCGAGCGCAAGCAGCTGTCGAAGGAGCTGGGGCGCTCGGAGGCGCTCCACCGCGCGGTCTTCGACGCCGTCGACGAGCTCATCGTCGGCCTCGACAAGTCTCACCGGATCCAGCTCTGGAACCGCGCGGCCGCCGCGGCGACGGGATGGAGCCTCGAGGAGGCGCTCGATCAGAACGCGTGCGATCTGCTGCTCGACGCCAGCCAGCGCGGGCTGTTCGACCACGCGGTCGAGAGCGCGAGCCGCGGCGAAGGCACCGGGGCCTTCCGGGTGCTCATCAACACGCGGGCGGGCGAGCAGCGCGTCGTGCAGTGGACCGCCAGGCCCCTCAGCCCCGACGGAGCGCCCCCGAGGATGGTGGTCGTCGCCGGGACGGACGTGACCGAGCGCCTCGCGCTCGAGCGGCGCGCGGCCGACGCCGAGGCGATGGCCGCGATGGGGCGGCTCACGAGCGCGCTGGCGCACGAGATCCGCAACCCCATCAACGCCGCCAAGCTGCAGCTCGAGGTGCTCCGCCGGTCTGCGATGAAGCTCGAGAACGGGGCGGACGCCATCCAGCGACGCGTCGAGGTGATCGGCGGCGAGCTCTCGCGGCTCTCACATCTGCTCGACGACTTCATGGGCCTCGCCCGCCCCAAGCACCTCACCCTGCACGCGGTGGAGCTCGAGGACGTGGTGAACGGGGTCGCGCACGTCCAGCGCCCCACAATCGAGTCCGCGGGGCTGTCCCTCGAGGTCGAGATCGGCGACGGGCTCTGCCCGAGCTACGCCGACGAGGGCAGACTCAAGCAAGCCATGATGCACCTCGTGACCAACGCCATCGACGCGCTGCAGGCGCGCGGCTCCGGCACCATCCGGCTCGCCGCGCTCCGCGACGGCCGGGTGCAAGAGCTCCGCGTCGAGGACGACGGCCCAGGGCTCGATCAGCCCGAGGACCAGGTGGTGGCGCCGTTCGTCACCACCAAGAAGACCGGCACCGGGCTCGGCCTCCCGTTCGCGAAGAAGATCACGGAGATGCACGGAGGGCAGCTGCTGCTGAGGCCGCGCGACGGCGGCGGGACCACGGTGCGCATCCGGCTGCCCGTCATCGACGCGAACGGCGTCCCGGAGCCGGGGTGATCGCCGTCGCCGTGGTCGCGGGCGCCTCGGCGGGGCTCGCCTCGATCCCGCACTGCGCAGGCATGTGCGGGCCGCTGGCCGCGTTCGCCGGTCGCACGCGGCGCGACGCGGGGCTCTACCAGGCTGGACGCCTCGCCGCCTACGTGGCGCTCGGGACGGCCGCGGGGCTGGCCGGCGAAGGCGTGGAGCGGATCCTCCCCGCCGCGTGGGCCGGCGCCCTGGTCAGCTTCTCGCTCGCCGCGGCCTTGCTCGTCAGCGCGTGGCGCCTCTGGCGTCGAGACGGCGAGACGCTGGTCCAGCTCGGCACGAAGCCGCCCCGTGAGTCGTGGTCGCGGCGGCTGGCGGCGCGCGTCCCGTTCTCCACGGGACACCCGGGGCTGCTCGGGGCGCTCACCGGGCTGCTTCCTTGCGGGACGCTCTACGCGGCGCTGCTGCTCGCGGCGGGTACGGGAGACACCCGCGCCGGCGCGGTGACCATGTTCGCGTTCGGCGCCACGAGCGCCCTCGGCCTCGCGGTGGTCGGCGCGGTCGCGGCCAAGGTGCGTGGGCTGATGCGGCGCGGCGCCGAGCCGACGTTCTTCGCGCGCGTCCTCGCGACCTGCCTGCTCGTGGGCGGCATCCTCCTCGCGATGCGGCCGATCTCCACCCTCGCCAGGCCTGACGCCGCGCCCTGTCACACCGAGGCGAACGCTCGCTGACCCCGCGCGCGTCCCTCCCGGGCGCCGCTCAGCCCAGGTCTTGCTCGGCCCACTCGCGGAGGCGGTACTGGATCTTCCGACGGGAGATGCCGAGGATCTCGGCCGCCTTCGCGGTCGATCCGTTCACCGCGTCGAGCGTCTTCTCGATGGCCATGCGCTCGAGCTCCGACATCGTGATGCCCGGGATCATCAGCCCGACTCCGTCGCCCGGCCGCGACTCCTTGCCCGTGCTCGGGAGGAGGCTCGCGTCGATCTCGTCGTCGGTGCAGAGCACCACCGCGCGCTCGATCGCGTTCTCCAGCTCGCGCACGTTGCCCGGCCACGGGTAGGCCAGGAGGGCCCGCATCGCGTCGTCGGCGAAGCCGCGGACGTCGCGGTCGTTCTTGTCCGCCATGCGACGCAAGAAATGCATCGCCAGGAGCGGCACGTCGCTCTTGCGCGCCCGCAGCGGCGGCACGTCCAGCCGGATCACGTTCAGCCGATAGAAGAGGTCCTCACGGAAGGTGCCGGCCGAGACGGCCTCGACCAGATCGCGGTTGGTCGCCGCGACGATCCGGACGTCGACCCGGATGGTCTCGTTGCCGCCGACCCGCTCGAACTCCTTCTCCTGCAGGAAGCGCAGGAGCTTCACCTGGAGCGGCATCGGGATCTCGCTGACCTCGTCGAGGAAGAGCGTGCCGCCGTCCGCTTGCTCGAAGCGCCCTTCCCTGCGCCCGACCGCGCCCGTGAAGGAGCCGCGCTCGTGTCCGAAGAGCTCCGACTCCAGCAGCGTCTCGGCGAGCGCGGCGCAGTTGAGCCGGACGAACGGGCCCGTGCGGCGCCTGCTGTTCTGATGAATCGCGGCCGCGATCAGCTCCTTGCCCGTGCCGCTCTCGCCGTGCACGAGCACCGACGCCTGGCTCGTGGCCACCTGCGCCACCGTCTTGAGCATGCGCTGCATCGACGGGTGATCGCCGATGATCTGCCCGAACGAGAAGCGCTCGTCGAGGCGCTCGCGCAGCGACCTGGCCTCCGACGCGAGCTTGGCCTTCTCCATGGCCCGGCCGACCAGCGCGCTCAGCGCGTCGAGATCCAGCGGCTTGGTCAGGTAGTTCTCGGCCCCGCGCTTGATGGCCTCGACCGCGGTGTCGATGGAGCCGAACGCCGTCATCACCACGAACGCGGTGGTGGGCGACTGCTCGCGGCCGCGCACGAGCAGCTCGAGGCCGTCCATGCGCGGCATCTTCAGATCGGTCAGGACCACGTCGGGCTCGAAGCGCGCCATGACGCGCAGCGCCTCGGCGCCGTCGCCCGCGGTGGCCGTGGCGTATCCCTCCTCTCCGAGCAGATCGTCGAGCGCGTCTCGCGCGTTCTGCTCGTCGTCGACGATCAGGATCTTTCCACGGCTTCGCCCCATGACGCGTGGAGCATGCGACGAGGCCGGGTCGGTCGCCAAGGCGAGGGACATGACGGGCCTCCTTTCAGGCCACCGCCACGTGCTCGCCCAAGGCCTGACGCAGCTTCTGCCGCGCCCGCAGCTCGATCTGCCGGACGCGCTCCCGCGAGAGCCCCATCCGGGTCCCGATGTTCGCCAGGGTCTCCTTGTCGTCGTGCAGGAGGCGCTTCTCGACGATCAGCCGCTCGCGCGCGTCGAGGTGCTCGAGGGCGGCGGCGACCGACTCCTCGTTGAGCCGGTGGAGCTCGTTCTTCGAGGCCTCCTCCTCGGGCGAGGCGC
It contains:
- a CDS encoding HAMP domain-containing sensor histidine kinase, coding for MGDLARRDALFEYVGFGDRDVVALTSAGPVLREVFADLVEDFCASLASDPDASAVLGPDERQRFRQRLELSEWLHSLVAGRYDETWLARVENVGRMHVRVQLPQRYMLLAMSRVRAALHSALWNASLPREDARDAHVALDKLCDVELALMLDAYRERDVSRERLAALGQLAASIGHELRTPLATIRTSAYLAREGEGLEHLDKIDRQATLAEKIITDILEMVRDAPPAREPIDLRALLDEACVAAQGECTALEVDLAAAEVHADRVALRQLLVNLIDNAQRSAREHHPDARVMVSARADDTDLVIEVRDGGRGFPRQILEKRFAPLSSTRPDGIGLGLALCARIVERHGGSLHAENPPEGGALVVARIAQAIQEGPR
- a CDS encoding ATP-binding protein, which codes for MSRILLVEDDLDLAENVHQLLGRIGEVEACTDADAAAEAVRSRRFDLALMDVRLASDLEPRTALDLLPLVREHSPDAEIVLMSGYATLDSALEAVRQGVFAYVPKPFDPRGLLALAERALSQVALRRERKQLSKELGRSEALHRAVFDAVDELIVGLDKSHRIQLWNRAAAAATGWSLEEALDQNACDLLLDASQRGLFDHAVESASRGEGTGAFRVLINTRAGEQRVVQWTARPLSPDGAPPRMVVVAGTDVTERLALERRAADAEAMAAMGRLTSALAHEIRNPINAAKLQLEVLRRSAMKLENGADAIQRRVEVIGGELSRLSHLLDDFMGLARPKHLTLHAVELEDVVNGVAHVQRPTIESAGLSLEVEIGDGLCPSYADEGRLKQAMMHLVTNAIDALQARGSGTIRLAALRDGRVQELRVEDDGPGLDQPEDQVVAPFVTTKKTGTGLGLPFAKKITEMHGGQLLLRPRDGGGTTVRIRLPVIDANGVPEPG
- a CDS encoding sulfite exporter TauE/SafE family protein, which encodes MIAVAVVAGASAGLASIPHCAGMCGPLAAFAGRTRRDAGLYQAGRLAAYVALGTAAGLAGEGVERILPAAWAGALVSFSLAAALLVSAWRLWRRDGETLVQLGTKPPRESWSRRLAARVPFSTGHPGLLGALTGLLPCGTLYAALLLAAGTGDTRAGAVTMFAFGATSALGLAVVGAVAAKVRGLMRRGAEPTFFARVLATCLLVGGILLAMRPISTLARPDAAPCHTEANAR
- a CDS encoding sigma-54 dependent transcriptional regulator is translated as MGRSRGKILIVDDEQNARDALDDLLGEEGYATATAGDGAEALRVMARFEPDVVLTDLKMPRMDGLELLVRGREQSPTTAFVVMTAFGSIDTAVEAIKRGAENYLTKPLDLDALSALVGRAMEKAKLASEARSLRERLDERFSFGQIIGDHPSMQRMLKTVAQVATSQASVLVHGESGTGKELIAAAIHQNSRRRTGPFVRLNCAALAETLLESELFGHERGSFTGAVGRREGRFEQADGGTLFLDEVSEIPMPLQVKLLRFLQEKEFERVGGNETIRVDVRIVAATNRDLVEAVSAGTFREDLFYRLNVIRLDVPPLRARKSDVPLLAMHFLRRMADKNDRDVRGFADDAMRALLAYPWPGNVRELENAIERAVVLCTDDEIDASLLPSTGKESRPGDGVGLMIPGITMSELERMAIEKTLDAVNGSTAKAAEILGISRRKIQYRLREWAEQDLG